In Ruania zhangjianzhongii, the following proteins share a genomic window:
- a CDS encoding OsmC family peroxiredoxin, protein MPTPVTSSANGSWNGDLTSGSGQTTLSTSGLGTFDVNWKARTEPNAGTTNPEELIAAAHAACYSMALSNELDGNGTTPTSVRTQADVTFVAGTGITGIHLTTVANVPGISEADFARIADGAKDGCPVSVALKATPITLDATLEQ, encoded by the coding sequence ATGCCCACGCCCGTCACCAGCAGCGCCAACGGATCCTGGAACGGTGACCTCACCTCCGGCTCCGGCCAGACCACCCTGTCCACCTCCGGACTCGGCACCTTCGATGTGAACTGGAAGGCCCGCACCGAACCGAACGCCGGCACCACGAATCCGGAAGAGCTGATCGCCGCAGCGCACGCCGCCTGCTACTCGATGGCGCTGTCCAACGAGCTGGACGGCAACGGCACCACGCCCACGTCGGTGCGCACCCAGGCCGATGTCACCTTCGTGGCCGGTACCGGCATCACGGGCATCCACCTGACCACCGTCGCCAACGTGCCGGGCATCTCCGAGGCGGACTTCGCCCGCATCGCCGACGGCGCCAAGGACGGGTGCCCGGTCTCGGTCGCCCTGAAGGCCACCCCGATCACCCTGGACGCCACTCTGGAGCAGTAG
- the uvrB gene encoding excinuclease ABC subunit UvrB, translating into MRPVTDLQRSVAPLEVISEYQPAGDQPTAIADLTSRLQAGEKDIVLLGATGTGKSATTAWLIEQVQRPTLVMAPNKTLAAQLATEFRELLPNNAVEYFVSYYDYYQPEAYVPQTDTYIEKDSSINDEVERLRHSATNNLLTRRDVVVVASVSCIYGLGTPQEYVDRMVPLRVGDQLDRDDLLRQFVTMQYTRNDMAFTRGTFRVRGDTVEIIPVYEELAVRIEMFGDEIESLATLNPLTGDVVRSEEEIFLFPATHYVAGPERMERAIGTIEAELAERLEELERQNKLLEAQRLRMRTTYDIEMMREIGSCSGIENYSRHIDGRDAGSAPNTLLDYFPEDFLLVIDESHVTVPQIGAMYEGDMSRKRTLVDHGFRLPSAMDNRPLRWEEFLERIGQTVYLSATPGDYELSQSDGVVEQIIRPTGLVDPEVVVKQTEGQIDDLLAEINERAERSERVLVTTLTKKMAEDLTDYLLERGVQVRYLHSEVDTLRRVELLRELRSGSFDVLVGINLLREGLDLPEVSLVSILDADKEGFLRSGTSLIQTIGRAARNVSGQVHMYADSVTASMQHAIEETNRRRDAQLAYNAEHGIDPTPLRKRIGDITDMLSREDVDTKELLAGGYRQPGKKGQKAPTPTTARAKLAGAAASDLADLIQELSDQMHVAAEELQFELAARLRDEIADLKKELRQMTEATA; encoded by the coding sequence ATGCGTCCAGTCACAGATCTGCAGCGGAGCGTCGCGCCGCTCGAGGTGATCTCCGAGTACCAGCCGGCCGGCGACCAGCCGACCGCCATCGCCGATCTCACCAGCCGGCTGCAGGCGGGGGAGAAGGACATCGTCCTGCTCGGCGCCACCGGCACCGGTAAGTCCGCCACCACCGCCTGGCTGATCGAACAGGTGCAGCGGCCCACGCTAGTGATGGCCCCGAACAAGACCCTCGCCGCCCAGCTGGCCACCGAGTTCCGTGAGCTGCTGCCGAACAACGCCGTCGAGTACTTCGTCTCCTACTACGACTACTACCAGCCTGAGGCCTACGTCCCGCAGACGGACACCTACATCGAGAAGGACTCCTCGATCAACGACGAGGTGGAACGCCTGCGGCACTCCGCCACCAACAACCTGCTCACCCGGCGGGATGTAGTGGTGGTCGCCTCGGTCTCCTGCATCTACGGTCTGGGTACCCCGCAGGAGTACGTCGATCGAATGGTGCCGCTGCGGGTAGGAGACCAGCTCGACCGGGACGACCTGCTCCGCCAGTTCGTCACCATGCAGTACACCCGCAACGACATGGCCTTCACCCGCGGCACCTTCCGGGTGCGCGGCGACACGGTGGAGATCATTCCGGTCTACGAGGAGCTCGCCGTCCGGATCGAGATGTTCGGCGACGAGATCGAGAGCCTGGCCACCCTGAACCCGCTCACCGGGGACGTGGTCCGCTCCGAGGAGGAGATCTTCCTTTTCCCCGCCACCCATTACGTGGCCGGCCCGGAACGGATGGAGCGCGCGATCGGCACGATCGAAGCCGAGCTCGCTGAACGCCTGGAGGAGCTGGAGCGGCAGAACAAGCTTCTTGAGGCCCAGCGGCTACGGATGCGCACCACCTATGACATCGAAATGATGCGCGAGATCGGTTCCTGCTCCGGGATCGAGAACTACTCCCGGCATATCGACGGCCGTGACGCCGGTTCGGCCCCGAACACCCTGCTGGACTACTTCCCCGAGGACTTCCTGCTGGTGATCGACGAGTCGCATGTCACCGTGCCGCAGATCGGCGCCATGTACGAGGGGGACATGTCCCGCAAGCGCACGTTGGTGGATCACGGCTTCCGGCTGCCCAGCGCGATGGACAACCGGCCGCTGCGCTGGGAGGAGTTCCTCGAACGCATCGGGCAGACTGTGTACCTGTCCGCCACCCCGGGCGATTACGAGCTGTCCCAGTCCGACGGCGTGGTCGAGCAGATCATCCGCCCCACCGGACTCGTGGACCCGGAGGTGGTGGTCAAGCAGACCGAGGGCCAGATCGACGACCTGCTCGCCGAGATCAACGAGCGCGCCGAACGCTCCGAGCGGGTGCTGGTGACCACCCTCACCAAGAAGATGGCCGAGGACCTCACCGACTACCTGCTCGAACGTGGCGTCCAGGTGCGCTACCTGCACTCCGAAGTGGATACGCTGCGCCGGGTCGAGCTGCTCCGTGAGCTACGCAGCGGTAGCTTCGACGTGCTGGTCGGGATCAACCTGCTCCGGGAAGGTCTCGATCTTCCGGAGGTGTCCCTGGTGAGCATCTTGGACGCGGACAAGGAGGGATTCCTGCGGTCCGGTACCTCGCTGATCCAGACCATCGGTCGGGCGGCACGGAATGTCTCCGGACAGGTGCACATGTACGCCGACTCTGTCACCGCTTCGATGCAGCACGCGATCGAGGAGACCAACCGGCGCCGGGACGCCCAGCTCGCCTACAACGCCGAGCACGGCATCGACCCGACTCCACTGCGCAAGCGGATCGGCGACATCACCGACATGCTCAGCCGGGAGGATGTCGACACCAAGGAGCTCCTCGCCGGCGGGTACCGGCAGCCGGGAAAGAAGGGGCAGAAGGCTCCGACGCCCACGACGGCCCGGGCGAAGCTGGCCGGTGCCGCCGCCAGCGATCTGGCCGACCTCATCCAGGAGCTGTCCGACCAGATGCACGTGGCCGCCGAGGAGCTCCAGTTCGAGCTCGCCGCGCGGCTGCGGGACGAGATCGCCGACCTGAAGAA
- a CDS encoding alpha/beta hydrolase, producing MTSIRPLELPVDPAATVWSVPESELPGALESRPLLVLMHGYGSHEHDLAALAAHLDPGHPGTGPVVASLRAPLPAGPGYAWFPITDPTRAGNPDIDLANAATVGVMRWLEEVQALARTPGPVALLGFSQGGAMVTHLLRHHPEQFSCGVVLSGFTVPGLVGGDQALAEISPPVYWGRGLADPLIGADAVARTERFLTAHTDLTASTFAGLGHGVAGEEIEEVAAFLATHLTAPSR from the coding sequence ATGACCTCGATCCGGCCGCTGGAGCTACCCGTCGACCCCGCTGCCACCGTCTGGTCCGTACCGGAATCGGAGCTCCCCGGGGCACTCGAGAGCCGCCCCCTGCTGGTCCTGATGCACGGTTACGGCTCGCACGAGCACGATCTGGCCGCCCTTGCCGCCCACCTCGACCCTGGCCACCCCGGTACCGGCCCGGTGGTCGCCAGCCTGCGCGCACCGCTACCCGCCGGGCCCGGGTACGCCTGGTTCCCGATCACCGACCCCACCCGAGCCGGGAACCCGGACATCGATCTGGCGAATGCGGCCACCGTCGGGGTGATGCGCTGGCTGGAGGAGGTGCAGGCACTGGCCCGCACCCCCGGCCCGGTCGCCTTGCTCGGCTTCTCCCAGGGCGGTGCGATGGTCACCCACCTGCTCCGCCACCATCCGGAGCAGTTCTCCTGTGGGGTGGTGCTGTCCGGGTTCACCGTGCCCGGTCTGGTGGGTGGGGACCAGGCTCTCGCCGAGATCTCACCGCCGGTGTACTGGGGCCGCGGACTGGCGGATCCGCTGATCGGCGCCGACGCGGTCGCCCGCACCGAGCGGTTCCTCACCGCTCACACCGACCTGACCGCGAGCACTTTCGCCGGCCTGGGGCACGGGGTGGCCGGGGAGGAGATCGAGGAGGTCGCAGCGTTCCTGGCTACCCACCTGACCGCCCCTTCCAGGTGA